The Naumovozyma dairenensis CBS 421 chromosome 1, complete genome genomic interval TTTCCCAAGGATGTCTGGTTCTCCTTAGCCTCTTCTATGAATACACTTCCTTCCGCATTTTCTGATgcatcttcatttttaatcTCAGTGATACCATTATTTGACGAATGTGCTGTAGTTTCAGATGTAGTTGGTGTCAAATTTTGctcttcaattttttggaTTCGTTTCTTCGTTTGTCGCCTTggatatttcttcttctttttatctCTCCTTTGTAGTTGATCGTCCCAATATTGCTTATCATCGATTTCCATATTCGGAGTCACTATCCATGATGTACTTACAGTCCGTAATATAACATCTTCCGGTGTgaatttcatcttttgaCGCTGTTGCATTGCCAATCGAGATTGCTTTTTCGtaatttcttgttgtttatatttatctaaACTTAagatatttgatttttcagTTTCCAAGGCAATTCTCATTCTATCTTCTTGAGTTAAGATATGATGTTTTTGTGCTTCTTTATGctttttaattctttcttgGATTTCTTTTCGTCTTTCTTCAGCCTTTGATAATTTTGCATAAActtgtaatttatttgCGACCACAGAAGATCTTTTCGATGTTCTTCTATCAGTATGTAATAAAGTTTCTGCATTGATATAATCATACGATGgccttttcttcttgatggTTAGaacttcatcttcaccaCTAACGGGTTTAATTTGTCTTTTCCTTACAATAACAGGAGGAGCCCTTTGTTTGgaaattcttttcttctttcgtAGTCTTTCCTGAAGTTGTAATTCCTTTTCACCTGCTTCATTATCTTCGTTATTTGAGCCCTCAATTTCCTCATCTTCTGATTCACTCAGCATTAAATCCTCATCTTCCTCGTAATCTGTTGATTTTTCGCTTTGTTTGCTTGATTTCTTTTGGCCTTCATGTTCACCTTCTTCTGATTGTTCCGTgtcctcttcttcttgttgtagCCTAGCttcaaaatcttcatcatctgcaTCTTCTTGGAACAAAAGATCTAtctcatcttcatcaaattgCTGAGTTTTTATTTGCAAATCTTGCAACTCTTGTTCTAGtaaacttttcaatttattaccAGCATTTGAACGACGTTTTCTTGTCGTTATTAGAAACTCCTGGTTTATATCATCTTCGTGATCACTCATTATTATCTCATTTGATGTCCTTTTCTCTTATTGTTATAGCTGTATCTAATGCTATGCTTGTTTTTGTTGTGGATTTATCATTCGTTCTTCTGGATATTTATTGTCAATacatcatatatatatatatacatatatattatataaagtaGTCGCGAATTCCTCACATACAAATTTATTAGGACTATACTTAAGCACTGTTTGACACACAGACAAATGGTATAACTTGTAAAACACATGATTGTTTCAGAGATAACCTcaacaaatatatttacagaCTCCTAtgctatatatatattgctTGGTGTACCGTTTTTCTGGTtttcaattatattattcttgaaaaaatgATGTCGCTATGAATGCATAGATGGAGCTTTGAATTATGTCCTGTAATTTGATAGATAACTATGGGGAGGTCTCAGTAGTATTGTTCTACTtattcaaatgaaaattgTGACCATTGTAATGCTCAGGagtttcaaaaaaaagattgctttttttttcactgTGCACTTTCCAAATTAGCAgcattttttgtttcagTTTCAGGATCTTCATCAACAAATTGTGGCACAATACCGCTCAAATAAGAAGGTACTGCATTTCTATCCCCCATTTGTGGTGTCTCTGTTTCAAATTCCTGCATCATATCTGTTAAATCTTCCTCTGCTAATGCATCTAACTCAGCATCCAATTCactttcatcaatatcatctatATCATCGGTCATTgcatttgatgataatatatcttgtaattcatcACCTTGTTCAATCAAATCTAACATTTCATCTTGCatatcttgtaatttatcGAGATTAATTTTCCCATATTGTGCCTTCAATGCCTTATTAGTTTGTTTCAAAGCATTAACAGTAACCattgtatttttcaaattatcacTTGTCATTTGAGCTTGGGTCATGGACCATGATTGATTATCCAAGGAATCTCTCATTGATTCTAattgtttccttttatttaataattttaatgcTTGTTGTCTTAATGGTTTTTGACctaattttgatttagaagatgataatttcttttgtatTGTTTGTAATTGGAAATTTAATTGAGAAATTTGTGTGTCTAATTGAGATACTCTTTGTTGTAATCCTTGTTGT includes:
- the VPS60 gene encoding Vps60p (similar to Saccharomyces cerevisiae VPS60 (YDR486C); ancestral locus Anc_3.98), with translation MNRLFGYGNKKSHDQMLQESSQAMNQAQQGLQQRVSQLDTQISQLNFQLQTIQKKLSSSKSKLGQKPLRQQALKLLNKRKQLESMRDSLDNQSWSMTQAQMTSDNLKNTMVTVNALKQTNKALKAQYGKINLDKLQDMQDEMLDLIEQGDELQDILSSNAMTDDIDDIDESELDAELDALAEEDLTDMMQEFETETPQMGDRNAVPSYLSGIVPQFVDEDPETETKNAANLESAQ
- the VPS72 gene encoding Vps72p (similar to Saccharomyces cerevisiae VPS72 (YDR485C); ancestral locus Anc_3.100); translated protein: MSDHEDDINQEFLITTRKRRSNAGNKLKSLLEQELQDLQIKTQQFDEDEIDLLFQEDADDEDFEARLQQEEEDTEQSEEGEHEGQKKSSKQSEKSTDYEEDEDLMLSESEDEEIEGSNNEDNEAGEKELQLQERLRKKKRISKQRAPPVIVRKRQIKPVSGEDEVLTIKKKRPSYDYINAETLLHTDRRTSKRSSVVANKLQVYAKLSKAEERRKEIQERIKKHKEAQKHHILTQEDRMRIALETEKSNILSLDKYKQQEITKKQSRLAMQQRQKMKFTPEDVILRTVSTSWIVTPNMEIDDKQYWDDQLQRRDKKKKKYPRRQTKKRIQKIEEQNLTPTTSETTAHSSNNGITEIKNEDASENAEGSVFIEEAKENQTSLGNGDSSPKNEEMMTEQFSGPDSNNKEKSIESIAAPVHNKNNPIPDREVSPDISHEISKDLSLEMAMTKAIRSDSSQDSSSMKEINDDLPNTHVIDENKEDTSALSPHSLRGHDENKPTNVEALKAPSKEHSVVEASDITKQVSFASTPEIAIISRDDPTLLVKSSKETTPIEEVPKELESDDIVVATSETSIEDEIIYEGPNQLVSKEFVTLYKTTTEYTGDLYTTLFGKPVNSSEKSLNVETILKSTLSENDETDGIKPQVFWMNTDLSILDKFPAFGEYDKKISHEITVQTDNSKEIILKTAPPAGIYLPSGMRKKCLITNKDCQYFDPKNGIPYSDLEAYKIIQELQEPETGSYKWFGFKNGGIYLNTKQTPAKGVPEGF